A stretch of Bradyrhizobium diazoefficiens DNA encodes these proteins:
- a CDS encoding PaaI family thioesterase, with protein sequence MSDISKSALLTRPDLHEATEGEFKGWRTWTFDSFLNQNGPFWHRVDADRTVHCAFRVQKKHLNGHGNVHGGCFMAFVDYCVFAIAGLVLEGPGVTVSLSSEFLDAAHENELIEATGQVTRAGGSLIFVRGELKSGKRLLLTFSGTIKRVRRKPST encoded by the coding sequence TTGAGCGACATCAGCAAGTCAGCCCTGCTTACACGTCCCGATCTGCATGAAGCGACGGAGGGTGAGTTCAAAGGCTGGCGCACCTGGACGTTCGATAGTTTCTTGAACCAGAACGGACCGTTTTGGCATCGTGTGGACGCGGATCGAACGGTACATTGTGCTTTCCGCGTGCAGAAGAAACACCTCAATGGCCACGGGAACGTTCATGGCGGATGCTTCATGGCTTTCGTGGACTATTGCGTATTTGCCATCGCAGGCCTCGTGTTGGAGGGGCCCGGGGTTACGGTCTCCCTGTCCAGCGAATTCCTCGACGCGGCGCACGAGAATGAGCTGATCGAGGCCACAGGCCAGGTTACCCGCGCCGGCGGTTCGCTGATATTTGTCCGAGGTGAACTGAAGTCCGGCAAACGGCTGCTGCTGACGTTTTCCGGCACCATCAAACGAGTGAGGCGGAAGCCCAGCACGTGA
- a CDS encoding hydantoinase B/oxoprolinase family protein: MRTIDPISLALGQKQLDHICRTMGWVMARTARSPIFSQSHDFSCFIGSRSGQVVSQADGIPIHTGGGGIALTRLLETFEGRISPGDCFLANDPYVAGGNHLPDFTVMRPVFLDDALIAFTCNRAHQSDIGGGAAGTYNPKAEEIFHEGLRIPVIKLVSRGEIQDDLWRLILLNSRTPDLLDGDLRAMLGSTEIGAKRVQDMARPMGGEGLSQLFASLLDWAEESFLAAIRKLKPGTYLGEDFFDHDCFEPIEARIKAAVTIGTDGLLVDFAGTSPQMRGFKNSSLANTRSAVLFGLISFLGAHIPRNDGVFRRVRVEAPEGSLVNAKPPAPVTSATTYPAHQIIHAIWQALSPTAPELSCAGWSRISHCNTSGTDGSGRYYVAYQWLAQPGAGAVKGRDGFNVMGQITTLGGLALPDVEDFETSYPFLVERQEFVTDGGGPGRYRGGTGAVATVQVQYPAEYSFRGEGNGNPTSFGVLGGHAAGIGSCSIEFENGSSYAPPRFGVEKLLPLTLTIRAAGGGGFGSPYLRPAEEVLNDVLDGMVSREMAEADYGVVLTGKDLQIDEEATRVRREQLKKGEIGA, from the coding sequence ATGAGGACAATCGATCCAATCAGCTTGGCACTTGGCCAGAAGCAACTCGATCACATCTGTCGCACCATGGGCTGGGTGATGGCGCGAACCGCGCGAAGCCCGATCTTCAGCCAGTCGCACGACTTCTCGTGCTTCATCGGAAGCAGATCTGGGCAGGTCGTGTCCCAAGCCGACGGTATTCCGATTCATACCGGAGGAGGTGGGATTGCGCTGACGCGGCTTCTGGAGACTTTCGAGGGCCGCATCAGCCCCGGCGATTGTTTCCTGGCGAACGATCCTTATGTCGCCGGCGGCAATCATCTGCCTGATTTCACGGTCATGCGACCAGTCTTCCTGGACGACGCACTCATTGCCTTCACCTGCAATCGTGCCCATCAGTCCGATATCGGCGGCGGCGCGGCCGGGACCTACAATCCGAAGGCGGAGGAGATTTTTCACGAAGGCCTGCGCATACCCGTCATAAAGCTGGTCTCGCGAGGAGAGATCCAGGATGATCTTTGGCGCCTCATCCTTCTGAACTCGAGAACTCCCGACCTTCTCGACGGCGACCTCCGTGCCATGCTGGGCTCCACCGAAATCGGCGCCAAGCGCGTTCAGGACATGGCGAGGCCCATGGGAGGCGAGGGGCTGAGCCAGTTGTTTGCGTCGCTGCTCGACTGGGCAGAGGAAAGCTTCCTGGCGGCGATCCGCAAGCTGAAGCCAGGAACATACCTCGGCGAGGACTTTTTCGATCACGACTGCTTCGAGCCCATCGAGGCACGCATCAAGGCTGCCGTCACCATTGGCACGGACGGACTTCTGGTCGACTTCGCGGGCACGAGCCCCCAGATGCGCGGCTTCAAGAACAGTTCACTGGCGAATACACGATCAGCCGTGCTTTTTGGGCTGATCTCGTTTCTCGGCGCACACATCCCGCGTAATGATGGCGTCTTCCGCCGCGTTCGCGTCGAGGCCCCTGAGGGATCGCTCGTCAACGCGAAGCCGCCAGCTCCGGTCACCTCCGCGACCACTTATCCAGCCCATCAGATTATACATGCGATCTGGCAGGCATTGAGCCCAACGGCTCCCGAATTGAGCTGCGCAGGCTGGAGCCGGATCTCCCACTGCAATACGTCCGGGACGGATGGCAGCGGAAGATACTACGTTGCATATCAGTGGTTGGCGCAACCGGGAGCCGGCGCCGTCAAAGGCCGAGACGGATTCAATGTCATGGGGCAGATCACTACGCTCGGCGGTCTCGCATTGCCCGATGTTGAAGACTTCGAAACAAGCTATCCCTTCCTTGTCGAGCGTCAGGAGTTTGTCACCGATGGTGGTGGGCCGGGCCGCTACCGGGGCGGCACTGGTGCGGTAGCAACCGTCCAAGTGCAGTACCCCGCAGAGTACTCATTCCGCGGCGAAGGCAACGGCAATCCGACGTCCTTCGGCGTCCTGGGTGGACATGCAGCGGGCATTGGGAGCTGTTCAATCGAGTTCGAGAATGGTTCGTCTTACGCGCCACCGCGCTTCGGGGTCGAAAAGCTTCTCCCCTTGACACTCACGATCAGGGCCGCGGGCGGTGGCGGCTTCGGATCACCATATCTGCGGCCTGCGGAAGAGGTCCTCAACGACGTTCTCGATGGAATGGTCAGCCGTGAAATGGCGGAGGCGGACTACGGAGTTGTTCTGACCGGTAAAGATCTGCAAATCGATGAAGAAGCAACGCGCGTGCGGCGTGAGCAGCTCAAGAAGGGCGAAATCGGAGCATAA
- a CDS encoding hydantoinase/oxoprolinase family protein, which yields MLVAPWRIGIDIGGTFTDVVAIDANGQIEVLKSPSRPDDPTAGVMAALEGLARRIGLATKELLGGCSMLVHGSTIATNTVLEGKGAKVGLLTTKGFRDTLEIRRGIREEPWNHRPSFPKVLVPRRWRLPVGGRLDKDGQELTALDENDVKAGSAAFKAAGLDCVAVSFLHSYANGAQERRAMEILSADWDPDAIFCSHEISPYAGEYGRTSSTVLAAYVSRRVVPYLRSLEGILRQNGLFGPLLLIQSNGGIASVDEIARNPACLLLSGPAAQVGALRHVAATAGTDNLISLEMGGTSCDLALMERGRVHSTDRIDIAGYLALVPSVDIHSVSAGGGSIARLDAGGMVTLGPDGAGSIPGPVCYRRGGQNPTNTDAQLVLGRLAPGPFAGGTLDLDDQAARQSLQRVYGDTIGLAPEAAALGVVELMDQNLRHAVEHVSAERGFDLRDFTLVAVGGAGALHASSVGRSLGCSTVYIPRLAGVFCAFGMLNSDVRLDEVRTIRRPFNQQALQELERVAHQLEIGLRARLMAYGEAGSHPRFTRYIDLNYLDQQSQLSIEWADDSIDNIVSTYEERYSLLYGHAHKHSPIMTCALRVSGARQFPGVSVQKMAVAEYGPPPSGQRRVYVSRDIGAVDANVYEGSDLRPGAHLIGPAVINDMTTTVFVGKDDRLEVDATNNFVVRLAVPAQGGKA from the coding sequence ATGCTTGTTGCCCCCTGGCGCATCGGAATCGACATCGGAGGCACCTTTACCGATGTCGTGGCAATAGATGCCAATGGTCAGATTGAGGTTCTGAAATCGCCTTCCAGGCCGGACGATCCGACCGCTGGCGTGATGGCGGCACTTGAGGGGCTCGCGCGACGTATTGGGCTCGCCACGAAGGAGCTGCTTGGCGGCTGCTCGATGCTCGTGCATGGCTCGACGATTGCGACGAACACCGTGCTCGAGGGCAAGGGCGCCAAAGTCGGGCTTCTCACCACCAAAGGATTTCGCGACACGCTTGAAATCCGACGCGGTATCCGCGAAGAGCCCTGGAACCATCGTCCGTCGTTTCCCAAAGTGCTCGTGCCACGCCGCTGGCGCCTGCCAGTAGGGGGACGGCTCGACAAGGATGGGCAAGAGCTCACGGCCCTGGATGAAAATGACGTCAAGGCGGGATCGGCGGCATTCAAGGCTGCGGGCCTCGATTGTGTCGCAGTGTCCTTCCTGCATAGCTATGCCAACGGCGCGCAGGAGCGTCGGGCCATGGAGATCCTTTCGGCGGACTGGGATCCGGACGCGATTTTTTGCTCCCACGAGATCTCGCCATATGCTGGCGAATATGGTCGTACGTCCTCGACTGTCCTTGCCGCCTACGTCTCAAGACGTGTCGTTCCATACCTGCGGTCTTTGGAAGGCATTTTGCGGCAGAACGGTCTGTTCGGTCCGCTGCTCCTCATTCAAAGCAACGGGGGTATCGCATCCGTAGACGAAATCGCGCGCAATCCCGCCTGCCTCCTTCTTTCCGGACCTGCGGCACAAGTTGGTGCGCTGAGACATGTTGCGGCGACAGCGGGAACCGACAATCTGATCTCTTTGGAAATGGGAGGGACGAGCTGCGACCTCGCCTTGATGGAAAGGGGGCGCGTCCATTCGACCGACCGGATCGATATCGCGGGATACCTCGCCCTTGTGCCGAGTGTAGACATTCATTCTGTGAGCGCGGGCGGCGGCAGTATTGCCCGGCTGGATGCTGGCGGAATGGTTACGCTCGGGCCCGATGGCGCCGGATCGATACCAGGCCCGGTCTGCTATCGGCGCGGCGGGCAGAACCCGACCAACACGGACGCCCAGCTCGTCCTCGGCCGTCTTGCCCCAGGACCGTTCGCCGGCGGCACGCTCGATCTTGACGATCAGGCGGCCCGGCAGTCGCTGCAGCGTGTCTATGGCGATACTATCGGCCTTGCACCCGAAGCGGCCGCTCTCGGCGTTGTCGAGCTGATGGACCAGAACTTGCGCCATGCCGTGGAGCATGTGAGTGCGGAGCGCGGTTTCGACCTTCGCGACTTTACGCTTGTCGCTGTTGGTGGTGCCGGCGCCTTGCACGCAAGTTCGGTCGGCCGAAGCCTCGGCTGCTCGACGGTTTACATCCCGCGGCTCGCCGGCGTCTTCTGCGCGTTCGGTATGCTCAATTCCGACGTACGGCTCGACGAGGTCCGAACGATCCGCCGCCCCTTCAATCAGCAGGCCCTCCAGGAGCTGGAGCGGGTTGCGCACCAGCTGGAAATCGGGCTGCGCGCACGTCTCATGGCGTACGGCGAGGCGGGCAGTCATCCGCGTTTCACCCGCTACATCGATCTCAATTACCTGGATCAGCAGTCTCAGCTCTCTATTGAATGGGCGGATGACAGTATCGACAACATCGTCTCGACCTACGAGGAGCGTTACAGCCTCCTGTATGGGCACGCTCACAAGCATTCACCGATCATGACGTGCGCGCTACGTGTCAGCGGGGCTCGCCAGTTTCCGGGCGTTTCGGTCCAGAAAATGGCAGTTGCTGAGTACGGTCCGCCGCCTTCTGGCCAGCGTCGCGTCTACGTTAGCCGGGACATCGGAGCTGTAGACGCAAACGTCTACGAAGGCTCGGATCTGCGGCCAGGCGCACATCTTATTGGACCTGCAGTCATCAACGATATGACCACCACCGTGTTCGTCGGAAAGGATGACAGGTTGGAAGTGGACGCGACGAACAACTTCGTTGTTCGGCTGGCTGTTCCGGCTCAAGGAGGCAAGGCATGA
- a CDS encoding Glu/Leu/Phe/Val dehydrogenase — protein MSRSIYGGPVFEMARQQFEQVANHLQIPEMDRDRLLYPKRAIAVSCPIHRDDGRTEVFQGYRVQHHLTLGPTKGGTRFAPSVDVGEVAALAVWMSWKCALAGLPYGGAKGGITVDPYTLSLRELEALSRRYMQEMIPFVGPHTDVMAPDMGTNEQVMAWFMDTYSMYQGQTVNEIVTGKPVSAGGTLGRREATGRGVAYLVARALDHLGIAAGSATAIVQGFGNVGSVTAYSLAEKGVKIIGVSDHTAAYHDPAGLDVAELQRHVARRGQLAGFSTQSTIEPSELLLRKCDVLVPAAMEQVITGQNASELKCRILAEGANGPTTPEADAILDQRRDEIFVLPDILCNAGGVIVSYFEWVQDLQRLFWEEAEVFDRLYRILERSFQQVIARAKRDGISHRLAAMAIGVSVVQSAKRTRGLFP, from the coding sequence ATGAGTAGATCAATCTATGGCGGTCCCGTCTTCGAGATGGCAAGGCAGCAGTTCGAGCAGGTTGCCAATCATCTGCAGATTCCGGAAATGGACAGGGATCGACTGCTTTATCCGAAGCGCGCAATCGCCGTGTCCTGTCCCATTCACCGCGACGACGGTCGAACGGAAGTCTTTCAGGGTTACCGGGTGCAGCATCACCTGACGCTTGGGCCGACGAAGGGCGGCACCCGGTTCGCTCCATCGGTGGATGTCGGCGAGGTCGCAGCATTGGCAGTCTGGATGAGCTGGAAGTGCGCTCTCGCGGGGCTTCCCTATGGCGGAGCAAAGGGAGGCATCACCGTCGATCCCTACACTCTGTCGCTACGCGAACTCGAAGCGCTATCACGCCGCTACATGCAGGAGATGATACCCTTCGTCGGGCCGCACACCGATGTCATGGCGCCGGACATGGGCACGAATGAGCAGGTCATGGCCTGGTTCATGGACACCTATTCCATGTACCAGGGCCAGACCGTCAATGAGATCGTTACCGGAAAGCCGGTGTCGGCAGGAGGCACGCTTGGCCGACGCGAGGCGACCGGCCGCGGGGTCGCCTATCTCGTCGCTCGGGCCCTTGATCATCTTGGGATCGCTGCGGGCAGCGCGACCGCTATCGTCCAGGGTTTCGGTAACGTCGGGTCAGTGACCGCATATTCCCTTGCGGAGAAAGGCGTGAAAATTATCGGTGTCAGCGATCACACCGCCGCGTACCATGATCCAGCCGGACTGGACGTGGCGGAGCTCCAACGACACGTGGCCAGGAGAGGCCAGCTTGCGGGGTTTTCGACGCAGAGCACGATAGAGCCTTCGGAGCTGCTGTTGCGAAAGTGCGATGTGCTCGTCCCGGCTGCGATGGAGCAGGTTATTACGGGCCAGAATGCCTCCGAGCTGAAATGCCGCATTCTGGCCGAAGGCGCCAATGGTCCGACGACGCCCGAAGCGGATGCCATCCTTGATCAACGACGCGACGAGATCTTTGTGTTGCCCGATATTCTCTGCAACGCGGGCGGGGTCATCGTCAGCTATTTCGAATGGGTGCAGGATCTGCAGCGCCTGTTCTGGGAGGAGGCCGAAGTGTTCGACCGCCTCTACCGGATTCTCGAGCGCTCCTTTCAGCAAGTGATTGCCCGCGCCAAGCGCGACGGCATTTCTCATCGCTTGGCAGCGATGGCAATCGGCGTAAGTGTTGTGCAATCGGCCAAGCGTACCAGAGGCCTTTTTCCGTAA